In Flavobacterium gelatinilyticum, a genomic segment contains:
- the uvrB gene encoding excinuclease ABC subunit UvrB translates to MKFQVASEYSPKGDQPQAIQKLAQGVVDGDKYQTLLGVTGSGKTFTVANVIQEVQRPTLVLAHNKTLAAQLYSEFKQFFPNNAVEYFVSYYDYYQPEAFMPVTGVFIEKDLSINEELEKMRLSTTSSLLSGRRDVLVVASVSCLYGIGNPVEFQKNVIEISRDQVISRTKLLHSLVQSLYARTEADFNPGTFRIKGDTVEVYPSYADDAYRIHFFGDEIEEIESFDAKTSQVIEKFKRLTIYPANMFVTSPEVLQGAIWQIQQDLVKQVDYFKEIGKHLEAKRLEERTNFDLEMIRELGYCSGIENYSRYLDGREAGTRPFCLLDYFPSDYLMVIDESHVTVSQVHAMYGGDRSRKENLVEYGFRLPAAMDNRPLKFEEFEAMQNQIIYVSATPADYELQKSDGIYVEQIIRPTGLLDPTIEVRPSLNQIDDLIEEIQVRCELDERVLVTTLTKRMAEELAKYLTKVSIRCRYIHSDIDTLERIEIMQDLRKGLFDVLIGVNLLREGLDLPEVSLVAILDADKEGFLRNHRSLTQTIGRAARNLNGKAIMYADKITASMQKTIDETNYRRTKQINFNVENNITPQALNKKIESVFTKNPLVEYELGHTVPTAAEPETAYMSKADLEKMIREKRKTMEKAAKELDFMQAAKLRDEIKKLQEQLP, encoded by the coding sequence ATGAAATTCCAGGTAGCTTCAGAATACAGTCCAAAAGGAGATCAGCCGCAAGCCATTCAAAAACTGGCTCAGGGCGTAGTCGACGGAGATAAATATCAAACTTTATTAGGAGTTACAGGATCCGGAAAAACCTTTACTGTAGCCAATGTAATTCAGGAAGTTCAGCGACCTACTTTGGTTTTGGCCCATAATAAAACACTGGCAGCGCAATTGTATTCAGAGTTCAAGCAGTTTTTCCCTAATAACGCTGTTGAATATTTCGTTTCGTACTACGATTACTATCAGCCCGAAGCTTTTATGCCTGTAACGGGAGTTTTTATTGAGAAAGATTTATCTATCAATGAAGAACTTGAAAAGATGCGTTTAAGTACCACTTCTTCCCTTCTTTCGGGACGACGTGACGTTTTGGTTGTAGCATCTGTTTCGTGTTTGTATGGTATTGGAAATCCTGTTGAATTTCAAAAAAACGTAATTGAAATCAGCCGGGATCAGGTTATTTCAAGAACTAAATTATTACATAGTCTGGTGCAGAGTTTATACGCCAGAACCGAAGCCGATTTTAATCCGGGGACTTTTAGAATTAAAGGCGACACCGTAGAAGTATATCCGAGCTATGCAGATGATGCCTACCGGATTCATTTTTTTGGAGATGAAATTGAGGAAATTGAATCTTTTGACGCCAAAACATCTCAGGTAATTGAAAAGTTTAAAAGACTGACGATTTATCCGGCCAATATGTTTGTGACTTCTCCTGAAGTCCTGCAAGGAGCCATTTGGCAGATTCAGCAGGATTTAGTAAAGCAAGTCGATTATTTCAAAGAAATAGGAAAACATCTCGAAGCCAAACGTCTGGAAGAAAGAACCAATTTTGACTTAGAAATGATTCGGGAACTAGGCTACTGCTCCGGAATTGAGAATTACTCCCGCTACTTAGACGGGCGTGAAGCCGGAACAAGACCTTTCTGCCTGCTGGATTATTTCCCAAGTGATTATTTAATGGTAATCGACGAAAGCCACGTAACCGTTTCGCAGGTTCATGCAATGTACGGAGGTGACCGAAGCCGAAAAGAAAATCTGGTAGAATATGGTTTCCGGTTACCAGCTGCCATGGACAACCGACCTCTGAAATTTGAAGAGTTTGAAGCCATGCAGAATCAGATAATCTACGTTTCTGCAACCCCAGCCGATTACGAATTACAAAAATCGGATGGAATTTATGTCGAGCAGATTATTCGTCCAACCGGATTACTAGACCCAACTATAGAAGTACGCCCAAGTTTAAACCAGATTGATGATTTGATCGAGGAAATTCAGGTTCGATGCGAATTAGACGAAAGGGTTTTGGTTACAACATTAACCAAAAGAATGGCCGAAGAATTAGCCAAATATCTAACTAAAGTTAGTATTCGATGCCGTTATATCCATTCTGATATTGATACTTTAGAACGTATCGAAATCATGCAGGATTTACGAAAAGGACTTTTTGATGTTTTAATTGGAGTTAACTTACTTCGTGAAGGTTTAGATTTACCGGAAGTTTCTCTTGTCGCTATTTTGGATGCTGATAAGGAAGGCTTTTTAAGAAATCACCGTTCGTTAACCCAAACGATAGGACGTGCGGCCCGAAACCTAAATGGTAAAGCAATTATGTATGCCGATAAAATTACCGCCAGTATGCAGAAAACGATTGACGAAACCAACTACAGACGTACCAAACAGATTAATTTTAATGTTGAAAACAACATAACACCTCAGGCTTTAAACAAGAAAATCGAAAGTGTATTTACTAAAAATCCTTTGGTTGAATATGAATTAGGACATACTGTACCAACTGCAGCAGAGCCTGAAACAGCCTATATGTCGAAAGCTGATCTGGAAAAAATGATTCGTGAGAAACGCAAAACAATGGAAAAAGCAGCAAAAGAACTAGACTTTATGCAGGCTGCGAAACTTCGTGATGAAATTAAAAAACTACAGGAACAGCTGCCTTAA
- the gltB gene encoding glutamate synthase large subunit produces MRVKEQGLYLPEFEHDNCGAGFICNLNGIKSNDIIHKALDILIKLEHRGAVSSDGRTGDGAGILFDIPHDFFKKVCDFEIPEAREYAVGMVFLPKSKNQVSFCINAFEATIKDQNLKILGWRDVPVEVENLGEIAAEKEPTVKQVFVSKNGQDLTENEFNAKLFAARKIAEHAVRGSKTSESHMFYFTSLSTTTIIYKGLLMPEDISRYYVDLKDPDLVTRLALVHQRFSTNTFPSWDLAQPFRYMCHNGEINTLRGNVSRMRAREELMQSKVFGDDIKKLFPIILEGKSDSASMDMVVELLLMTGRSLPEAMMMVVPEAWEKHQTMSPEKRAFYEYNACIMEPWDGPASIPFTDGNVIGALLDRNGLRPSRYTLTHSGFVIMSSEIGVLDIDPEDVIQHGRLEPGKMFLVDMNEGRIIEDEEVKKAIVTKRPYQQWVDENLLPLAKVPYTNNPTPVEKLDFLTRQRLFGYTIEDLKTIINPMGSDGAEAISSMGNDTPLAVLSDQPQLLYNYFKQLFAQVTNPPLDGIREEIITDISLAIGGDFNIFEIESKQCKKLKIQNPVISNEDLDKIRNIDHADFKSATISTLYKIEKGVNGLERALEKCVQATYKAVEEGCNIIILSDRGVSEELAPIPMLLACSYIHHSLNILQVRSKFGIIIESAEPREPHHFALLFGYGASAINPYMVNEIIHDQVEKGFITKVKADYAVVNYNKAIAKGIVKIMNKIGISTLHSYRAAQIFEILGLNKTFTSKYFPYTPSRIEGIGLMEVEKEVKKRFQKAFPNSKIANLLSLEIGGIYRWRRGGEKHMFNPTTISKLQQAVRLNSPESYKEYANAVNEQSSNLMTIRGLFEFNNLDPISIDEVEPWTEIVKKFKTGAMSYGSISREAHENLAIAMNRIGGKSNSGEGGEDPKRFQKEINGDSRNSAIKQVASGRFGVSINYLTNAKEIQIKMAQGAKPGEGGQLPGEKVVPWIAETRNSTPYVGLISPPPHHDIYSIEDLSQLIYDLKNANREARINVKLVSEVGVGTIAAGVAKAKADVILISGYDGGTGAAPLTSLQHTGIPWELGLAEAQQTLILNDLRSRVVLECDGQLKTGRDVAIAALLGAEEFGFATAPLVASGCIMMRACHLNTCPVGIATQDPELRKNFKGTPEHVINFMYFIAEELREIMAQLGFRTLKEMVGQSQKLNVDKAIKHYKANGLDLSTILYKPEKAKTVPNHNTTTQDHALENVLDFDIIKEAIPSIYRKEKTRVTFKIKNTDRSVGAILSNEISKIYGAQGLPADTILVDFEGSAGQSFGAFATNGLSFKIHGNCNDYLGKGLSGGKLIVKVPPTATFKPEDNIIIGNVALYGAITGEAYINGIAGERFCVRNSGATAVVEGIGDHGCEYMTGGTVVVLGKTGRNFAAGMSGGVAYIYDPKKKFDSTVCNMEMVAFDPLEEEDVTKLRKLIKNHSLYTSSPLAKRILADWENEQQHFVKVMPTDYKKALKRIAEEKQIEELIAN; encoded by the coding sequence ATGAGAGTTAAAGAACAAGGGCTTTATCTGCCTGAATTTGAACACGACAATTGTGGTGCAGGATTTATTTGTAATTTGAATGGTATTAAGTCAAATGATATTATTCACAAAGCATTAGACATCTTAATTAAATTGGAACATCGTGGTGCCGTAAGTTCTGATGGAAGAACTGGTGACGGAGCCGGAATTTTATTCGACATTCCTCATGATTTTTTTAAGAAAGTTTGCGACTTTGAAATCCCTGAAGCGCGTGAGTATGCAGTAGGAATGGTTTTTTTACCAAAAAGCAAAAACCAGGTTTCTTTTTGTATTAATGCATTTGAAGCAACTATTAAAGATCAAAACTTAAAGATCTTAGGTTGGAGAGATGTGCCGGTTGAAGTTGAGAATCTGGGAGAGATAGCCGCAGAAAAAGAACCAACAGTTAAACAAGTTTTCGTTTCGAAAAACGGTCAGGATTTAACTGAAAATGAATTTAATGCAAAACTTTTTGCAGCTAGAAAAATTGCAGAACATGCCGTAAGAGGATCTAAAACTTCTGAAAGCCATATGTTTTATTTTACTAGTTTATCGACAACTACTATAATATATAAAGGTCTATTGATGCCGGAAGACATCAGCCGTTATTATGTTGATTTGAAAGATCCGGACCTGGTAACTCGTCTAGCACTTGTACACCAGCGTTTCTCTACCAATACATTCCCTTCCTGGGACTTAGCTCAGCCATTTAGATACATGTGTCATAATGGTGAGATTAACACACTTCGTGGAAACGTAAGCCGTATGCGTGCTCGTGAAGAGCTTATGCAGAGCAAAGTTTTTGGCGATGATATCAAAAAATTATTCCCAATTATCTTAGAAGGAAAATCAGATTCTGCTTCTATGGATATGGTGGTTGAACTTTTATTAATGACAGGCCGTTCTCTTCCAGAGGCAATGATGATGGTGGTTCCTGAAGCTTGGGAAAAACACCAAACAATGTCTCCGGAAAAAAGAGCATTCTATGAATACAATGCTTGTATCATGGAGCCTTGGGATGGTCCTGCTTCTATTCCGTTTACAGATGGTAACGTAATTGGTGCTTTACTTGATAGAAATGGTTTACGTCCTTCTCGTTATACTTTAACGCATAGCGGATTCGTAATTATGTCATCCGAAATTGGTGTATTAGATATCGATCCTGAAGATGTTATTCAACACGGTCGTTTAGAGCCAGGAAAAATGTTCCTGGTTGATATGAACGAAGGCCGTATCATCGAAGATGAGGAAGTTAAGAAAGCGATAGTTACAAAACGTCCGTACCAGCAATGGGTTGACGAAAACTTATTGCCGCTTGCAAAAGTTCCTTACACAAACAACCCTACTCCTGTTGAAAAATTAGATTTCTTAACAAGACAGCGTTTGTTTGGTTACACAATTGAAGATTTAAAAACAATCATCAACCCGATGGGAAGCGACGGAGCTGAAGCAATCAGTTCTATGGGTAACGATACGCCTTTGGCAGTATTATCAGATCAGCCGCAATTGTTGTACAACTACTTCAAACAATTGTTTGCTCAGGTTACTAACCCGCCGTTGGATGGTATTCGTGAAGAAATTATTACCGATATCAGTTTAGCAATTGGAGGAGATTTCAATATTTTCGAAATCGAATCGAAACAATGTAAAAAATTAAAAATCCAAAATCCGGTTATTTCTAATGAGGATTTGGATAAAATCAGAAATATCGATCACGCAGATTTCAAATCAGCTACAATTTCTACTTTATATAAAATAGAAAAAGGAGTTAACGGTTTAGAGCGTGCTCTTGAAAAATGTGTTCAGGCAACTTATAAAGCAGTTGAAGAAGGATGCAATATCATTATCTTATCAGATAGAGGCGTTAGCGAAGAATTAGCTCCAATCCCAATGTTATTGGCTTGTTCTTACATCCACCACTCTTTGAACATTTTACAGGTTCGTTCTAAATTCGGAATCATTATCGAATCTGCTGAACCACGCGAACCGCATCATTTTGCTTTATTGTTCGGATATGGTGCAAGTGCGATCAATCCTTACATGGTAAACGAAATCATTCACGATCAGGTCGAAAAAGGTTTCATTACAAAAGTAAAAGCAGATTACGCTGTTGTAAACTACAACAAAGCAATCGCAAAAGGGATCGTAAAAATCATGAACAAAATTGGTATCTCTACTTTACATTCGTACAGAGCGGCTCAAATTTTCGAGATTTTAGGATTAAACAAAACATTTACGTCTAAATATTTCCCTTACACACCTTCTAGAATCGAAGGAATTGGTTTAATGGAAGTGGAAAAAGAAGTGAAAAAACGTTTCCAAAAAGCTTTCCCAAATTCAAAAATTGCAAACTTGCTTTCTCTTGAAATTGGAGGTATTTACAGATGGAGACGTGGTGGTGAAAAACACATGTTTAACCCAACTACGATTTCTAAATTACAGCAGGCAGTTCGTTTAAACAGCCCGGAAAGCTATAAAGAATATGCTAATGCTGTAAACGAGCAAAGCTCAAACTTAATGACTATTAGAGGTTTATTTGAATTCAACAATTTAGATCCTATTTCTATTGATGAAGTAGAGCCTTGGACAGAAATCGTTAAGAAATTCAAAACTGGAGCAATGTCTTACGGATCTATCTCTAGAGAAGCGCATGAGAACTTAGCGATTGCAATGAACAGAATTGGCGGAAAAAGTAACTCTGGAGAAGGTGGAGAAGATCCAAAACGTTTCCAGAAAGAAATTAACGGAGATTCCAGAAACTCTGCAATCAAACAAGTTGCTTCAGGACGTTTTGGTGTTTCGATCAACTATTTGACAAACGCTAAAGAAATCCAAATCAAAATGGCTCAGGGAGCAAAACCTGGAGAAGGCGGGCAGTTACCTGGAGAAAAAGTAGTGCCTTGGATTGCTGAAACCAGAAACTCTACTCCTTATGTAGGTTTGATTTCGCCTCCGCCTCACCACGATATCTACTCTATTGAGGATTTATCTCAGTTGATTTATGATTTGAAAAATGCAAACCGTGAAGCTCGTATCAACGTAAAACTAGTTTCTGAAGTTGGTGTTGGAACAATTGCTGCCGGTGTTGCAAAAGCAAAAGCTGACGTGATCTTGATCTCTGGTTATGATGGAGGAACAGGTGCTGCACCATTAACTTCATTACAACACACAGGTATTCCATGGGAACTTGGTTTAGCTGAAGCACAACAAACACTTATCTTGAATGACTTAAGAAGCCGTGTAGTTTTAGAATGTGACGGACAGTTGAAAACAGGACGTGATGTGGCTATCGCCGCTTTATTAGGTGCTGAAGAATTCGGATTTGCTACTGCTCCGCTTGTAGCTTCTGGATGCATCATGATGAGAGCTTGTCACTTAAATACTTGTCCGGTTGGTATTGCAACTCAGGATCCAGAATTGAGAAAAAATTTCAAAGGAACTCCAGAGCACGTAATCAACTTCATGTATTTTATTGCTGAAGAGTTAAGAGAAATCATGGCTCAGTTAGGTTTCAGAACTTTAAAAGAAATGGTAGGTCAGTCTCAAAAATTAAACGTAGACAAAGCTATCAAACATTATAAAGCTAATGGTTTAGACTTATCGACTATTCTATACAAACCGGAAAAAGCGAAAACGGTTCCAAATCATAATACAACAACTCAAGATCACGCTCTTGAAAATGTATTGGATTTCGACATCATCAAAGAAGCTATTCCATCTATTTATAGAAAAGAGAAAACGAGAGTTACTTTCAAAATCAAAAATACAGACCGTTCTGTAGGTGCGATTTTGAGTAACGAAATCTCAAAAATTTATGGCGCACAAGGATTACCTGCTGACACTATTTTAGTTGATTTTGAAGGTTCTGCCGGACAAAGTTTTGGTGCATTTGCAACAAACGGATTGTCATTTAAAATTCACGGAAACTGTAATGATTACTTAGGAAAAGGTCTTTCTGGAGGAAAACTAATTGTAAAAGTACCTCCTACTGCGACTTTTAAACCTGAAGACAACATCATTATCGGGAACGTTGCCCTTTACGGAGCTATTACCGGAGAGGCTTATATTAATGGTATCGCAGGAGAGCGTTTCTGTGTGAGAAACTCTGGAGCAACAGCAGTTGTAGAAGGAATTGGAGATCACGGATGCGAGTACATGACAGGTGGTACAGTTGTAGTTTTAGGAAAAACTGGAAGAAACTTCGCTGCCGGTATGAGCGGTGGTGTAGCTTACATTTACGATCCGAAAAAGAAATTCGATTCGACAGTTTGTAACATGGAAATGGTTGCATTCGATCCGTTGGAAGAAGAGGACGTTACTAAACTAAGAAAACTGATCAAAAACCATTCATTGTACACAAGCAGTCCATTAGCTAAGAGAATTTTAGCAGACTGGGAAAATGAACAACAGCACTTCGTAAAAGTAATGCCGACTGATTACAAAAAAGCATTAAAACGAATTGCAGAAGAAAAACAAATAGAAGAATTAATAGCTAATTAA
- a CDS encoding DUF1456 family protein, with translation MTNNDILKKLRVALMLRDDQIVEILELVDFRISKSELSAFFRAEDHPNYVQCGDQVLRNFLNGLVIHLRGTKENPKNPNEVLAKHKAEIPKKETSKERTEFKAVPKDSEKYRGDQSPSKSGSSAGKPKKKAFPKGNGKPSVVEKVVFKNGNKKKS, from the coding sequence ATGACAAATAACGATATATTAAAAAAACTTCGCGTGGCATTAATGCTCCGTGACGACCAAATAGTCGAAATTTTAGAATTAGTAGATTTTAGAATTTCAAAATCAGAACTGAGCGCTTTTTTCAGAGCCGAAGATCATCCTAATTATGTACAATGCGGTGATCAGGTTTTAAGAAATTTTCTAAACGGATTGGTGATTCATTTAAGAGGAACCAAAGAAAATCCGAAAAACCCAAATGAGGTTTTAGCAAAACATAAAGCTGAAATTCCGAAAAAAGAAACTTCTAAAGAAAGAACTGAATTTAAAGCCGTACCTAAAGATTCTGAAAAGTACAGAGGCGACCAAAGCCCATCAAAATCAGGTTCATCAGCCGGAAAACCTAAAAAGAAAGCATTCCCAAAAGGAAATGGAAAACCATCTGTTGTAGAAAAAGTGGTTTTCAAAAACGGCAATAAGAAAAAATCTTAA
- a CDS encoding glutamate synthase subunit beta codes for MGKIGGFKEYNRADESNLAVAERVSNYNEFTIPVPKDKLKEQGSRCMDCGIPFCHSGCPLGNLIPDFNDMVHQEEWQSALEILQSTNNFPEFTGRLCPAPCEKSCVLGIIKDPVSIENIEKSIVERGFAEGWIKPQAPKTRTGKTVAVIGSGPAGLAAAQQLNRAGHTVTVFERDNAIGGLLRYGIPNFKLEKGIIDRRVAILEAEGITFKTNVNVGVNFSVEELNQFDSIVLCGGATERRSLPTKGIESKGVVQAMDFLTQQTKVLYGESIPDQVKATGKDVIVIGGGDTGSDCIGTSNRHGAKSVTNFEILPKPPVGRSETTPWPFWPLQLKTSSSHEEGCDRNWLINTKEFISNEKGELTGLKTVEVQWKMTPGQRPELIEKEGSEKIWPCDLALLALGFTGPEKTLSEQLGIETDMRSNYKAHNYQTNVPHIFTAGDMRRGQSLIVWAISEGREAAREVDLFLMGSTNLPTKGKGDLPSL; via the coding sequence ATGGGTAAAATAGGCGGATTTAAAGAATATAATAGAGCCGACGAAAGTAATTTAGCAGTTGCAGAACGTGTTTCAAACTACAACGAATTTACTATTCCGGTACCAAAAGATAAATTAAAAGAACAAGGATCAAGATGTATGGACTGTGGTATTCCTTTTTGCCACAGCGGATGTCCGTTAGGAAATTTAATTCCTGACTTCAACGACATGGTACATCAGGAAGAATGGCAGAGTGCATTAGAAATTTTGCAATCTACTAACAACTTCCCAGAATTTACAGGTCGTTTATGTCCTGCTCCATGTGAGAAATCATGTGTATTAGGAATCATCAAAGATCCAGTTTCTATCGAAAACATCGAGAAAAGCATCGTAGAAAGAGGTTTTGCTGAAGGATGGATTAAACCACAAGCGCCAAAAACTAGAACAGGAAAAACTGTAGCTGTAATTGGTTCAGGTCCTGCTGGTCTTGCTGCTGCTCAACAATTAAACAGAGCTGGTCACACGGTTACTGTTTTTGAAAGAGACAACGCAATTGGAGGTTTATTACGTTACGGAATTCCAAATTTCAAATTAGAAAAAGGAATTATCGACCGTCGTGTAGCGATTCTTGAAGCAGAAGGAATCACTTTCAAAACAAATGTAAATGTTGGTGTAAACTTCAGCGTTGAAGAATTAAACCAATTCGATTCTATCGTTTTATGCGGAGGAGCAACTGAAAGAAGAAGCTTGCCAACTAAAGGAATCGAAAGCAAAGGCGTTGTTCAAGCAATGGATTTCTTGACTCAACAAACTAAAGTTTTATACGGAGAATCTATTCCAGACCAAGTTAAAGCAACTGGTAAAGATGTAATCGTTATTGGTGGTGGAGATACAGGTTCTGACTGTATTGGAACTTCTAACAGACACGGAGCTAAATCGGTAACTAACTTTGAGATTTTACCAAAACCTCCAGTTGGAAGAAGCGAAACAACTCCTTGGCCTTTCTGGCCATTACAGTTAAAAACATCTTCTTCTCACGAAGAAGGTTGTGACAGAAACTGGTTAATCAATACTAAAGAATTCATCTCTAACGAAAAAGGGGAATTAACAGGATTGAAAACGGTTGAAGTACAATGGAAAATGACTCCGGGACAAAGACCAGAACTAATCGAAAAAGAAGGTTCTGAAAAAATCTGGCCTTGCGACTTAGCATTATTAGCTCTTGGATTTACAGGTCCGGAGAAAACATTAAGCGAGCAATTAGGCATCGAAACTGATATGAGAAGCAACTATAAAGCGCACAACTATCAGACAAACGTTCCTCACATTTTCACTGCCGGTGATATGAGAAGAGGACAATCATTAATTGTATGGGCTATTTCAGAAGGTCGCGAAGCAGCAAGAGAAGTAGATTTATTCCTAATGGGATCTACCAACTTGCCTACTAAAGGAAAAGGAGATCTTCCTAGCCTATAA
- the sucC gene encoding ADP-forming succinate--CoA ligase subunit beta yields the protein MNIHEYQGKEILASYGVRVQRGIVANNAVEAVAAAKQLTAETGTGWHVIKAQIHAGGRGKGGGVKLAKNLQQVEELAEQIIGMQLITPQTPAEGKKVNKVLVAEDVYYPGESETSEFYVSVLLNRGTGRNMIMYSTEGGMDIEEVAEHTPHLIFTEEIDPSVGLQGFQARRIAFNLGLSGNAFKEMVKFIDALYNAYIGSDASMFEINPVLKTSDNKILAVDAKVNIDDNALYRQPKYAEMRDIREENPIEVEAKEVGLNYVDLDGTVGCMVNGAGLAMATMDLIKYAGFEPANFLDVGGTADAKRVETAFRIILKDPNVKAILINIFGGIVRCDRVAQGVVDAYKNMGDAIKVPIIVRLQGTNAEIAKELIDNSGMPILSAVQFQEAADQVKAALS from the coding sequence ATGAACATACACGAATATCAAGGAAAAGAAATTTTAGCGAGTTACGGAGTACGCGTACAACGCGGAATCGTGGCTAATAATGCAGTTGAAGCTGTGGCCGCTGCAAAACAATTAACTGCCGAAACCGGAACAGGATGGCATGTAATTAAAGCACAAATTCACGCAGGTGGTCGTGGAAAAGGTGGTGGAGTTAAGCTGGCAAAAAACTTACAACAAGTTGAAGAGTTAGCAGAACAAATCATCGGAATGCAGTTAATTACACCTCAGACTCCTGCTGAAGGTAAAAAAGTTAACAAAGTATTAGTTGCTGAAGATGTTTACTATCCTGGTGAAAGCGAAACTTCTGAATTTTATGTTTCTGTTTTATTGAATAGAGGTACAGGACGCAACATGATTATGTATTCTACTGAAGGTGGAATGGATATCGAAGAAGTTGCTGAGCACACGCCGCACTTAATTTTTACTGAAGAAATTGATCCTTCTGTAGGATTACAAGGTTTCCAGGCTAGAAGAATTGCTTTTAACTTAGGACTTTCCGGAAATGCTTTCAAAGAAATGGTGAAATTCATCGATGCACTTTACAATGCTTACATTGGTTCTGATGCTTCTATGTTTGAAATCAACCCTGTATTAAAAACTTCTGATAACAAAATCTTAGCTGTAGATGCTAAAGTAAATATCGACGATAACGCTTTATACAGACAACCAAAATATGCTGAAATGAGAGATATCCGTGAGGAGAATCCAATCGAAGTTGAAGCTAAAGAAGTTGGTCTTAACTATGTTGACCTTGATGGTACTGTAGGATGTATGGTAAACGGAGCAGGTCTTGCAATGGCAACTATGGATTTAATTAAATATGCTGGTTTTGAGCCTGCTAACTTCCTTGACGTAGGAGGAACTGCTGATGCTAAGCGTGTTGAAACAGCTTTTAGAATTATCTTAAAAGATCCAAACGTAAAAGCTATCTTAATTAACATCTTTGGAGGAATCGTTCGTTGTGACCGTGTTGCTCAGGGTGTTGTTGATGCTTACAAAAACATGGGAGACGCTATTAAAGTGCCAATTATCGTTCGTCTGCAAGGAACAAATGCTGAAATTGCAAAAGAATTAATTGACAACTCTGGTATGCCTATCTTATCTGCAGTTCAATTCCAGGAAGCTGCTGACCAAGTTAAAGCTGCTCTTTCTTAA
- a CDS encoding dipeptide epimerase codes for MKLILREYNLKLKHTFRISRKTIDFQPSLIVQLYENGFSGYGEATSNPYYNITIEIIQNDIEKIRDIIEQISNETPEEFWSKISPFLKDNPFALCALDNAYNDLYARKKGKKLYELWNYNTSHNPLTNYTIGIDTIENMVLKMEELPWPIYKIKLGTPDDIAIIKELRKHSNAIFRVDANCAWTVEETIMNAREFKNLNVEFIEQPLKAADWEGQREVYKNSVLPIIGDESCISEEDVVKCHHYFHGVNIKLMKCGGLTPGRRMIAEAKKLGLKTMVGCMTESSVGISAIAHLLPELDYVDMDGALLLAEDIASGVKIVNGKTFYPDRNGNGVILF; via the coding sequence ATGAAACTCATTTTAAGAGAATACAATCTTAAGCTAAAACATACTTTTAGAATTTCCAGAAAAACAATCGATTTTCAGCCGTCACTTATTGTCCAGTTATATGAAAACGGATTTTCAGGCTATGGCGAAGCAACTTCAAATCCGTATTACAACATTACGATCGAAATAATTCAGAATGATATTGAGAAAATCAGAGATATTATTGAACAAATTTCAAACGAAACTCCCGAAGAATTTTGGTCAAAAATAAGTCCGTTTTTAAAAGACAATCCTTTTGCATTGTGCGCACTTGACAATGCATACAACGATTTATATGCCCGCAAAAAAGGCAAAAAACTGTATGAATTATGGAATTACAACACCAGCCATAATCCGTTGACGAATTATACAATAGGAATTGACACTATCGAAAATATGGTGCTGAAAATGGAAGAACTTCCGTGGCCTATTTACAAAATCAAGCTTGGAACTCCTGATGATATTGCTATTATAAAAGAACTTAGAAAACATAGTAATGCAATTTTCAGAGTCGATGCCAATTGTGCCTGGACAGTTGAAGAAACTATAATGAACGCCAGAGAATTTAAAAACCTCAACGTCGAATTTATCGAACAGCCTTTAAAAGCAGCTGATTGGGAAGGCCAGCGAGAAGTTTATAAAAATTCTGTTCTGCCTATAATCGGCGACGAAAGCTGTATCAGCGAAGAAGATGTTGTAAAATGCCATCATTATTTTCACGGTGTAAACATTAAATTAATGAAATGCGGCGGTCTGACTCCCGGCCGAAGAATGATTGCCGAAGCAAAAAAACTCGGCTTAAAAACGATGGTAGGCTGTATGACCGAATCTTCTGTCGGTATTTCTGCAATTGCGCATTTACTTCCGGAACTGGATTATGTGGATATGGATGGCGCTTTGCTATTGGCCGAAGATATTGCAAGCGGAGTTAAAATTGTAAACGGAAAAACTTTTTATCCGGACAGAAACGGAAACGGTGTTATTTTATTCTGA